A window of Nicotiana tabacum cultivar K326 chromosome 24, ASM71507v2, whole genome shotgun sequence contains these coding sequences:
- the LOC107794014 gene encoding uncharacterized protein LOC107794014 encodes MAEECRDVIGAINLVKGQHLGRTTINQLEDATKHLTHVAVFLTNLEKCYPENGISGQLRPLFLEARDGFSEMCSHFPRFNLTIKMGNIAEKFKASKASRSTSQMISEVLKIIEHETIAKRIRASKPSRSSSRITMEMVGFVESLLGSVHRALFFISVGPATSLLDKKLRHLRVFFTLIAKRCIEHESMKDLFTHVEDVAYTAAYLCFLGSNCNMDGEFSKLLERVSRPFSPELRQIYLSALIGLKSSSSETTTILNAKYMLDFVSALREDLRLRCDGRIQWLQRGLSYLSQSLRDIESYPLPREEVISLRLNMEALAIEAANTIYSSYDEEMHKTTEIDPVLFHLQLKFNYVKVEVDLIRLLTRQATITIGPMKSLIDYVWSELIFFRNYLLDALKQCKEKTKITVILTSIQSAISQAWSVCDSLCHDLEREDSFSNDTHQEDSFSNDTEQEDLVREMINCLHFQLLLKFKFIKAAIRQMYPSISASSTLDHPTISLLNFLPMNFEVIDSYFSMLKSSNTSSSHRPMMDEVLMGFHEYILENLLLKDETNLTFTIADEVKKFYGGLLLLVTYLIEPLVPHIECRKQNNLSTGFRTIAIEAQSAMCLSYEDFMNSNNCRELNLVLQFLTVAFWLIKSEGSLMDIPKHKDTLEYQVLDLIESAREELIFIRSILMDLLRQHTELNKLDHILMHAEVTVKRLAILSDSCYEIFKDGGSTDKMRPLLSDSLQEIESVKVEFRKVCFQVLDVSPLTMTDGEGLINFLLNHQDKVPNYDAVSFNGSFMDGSSSENMELSSSDFLGVIESVKVEEVRNACNQVVDASPYEMRKTDGEGFINLLLTQQDKVLDYDTGSISFLQNQISVVKDKLLDMGSLLVDIVQYRNMHLELKDLAKRVQDKNYICFFSIKGYIPAWYYTLYLSDVKQLIKFVEAEVKTICLKVPDSSSNSFPKTNGPGFLNCFLGKLEELLCSKLDLAVDLNHQIGSVKDCLLYLTSLIDHFSENYDEHDEVCGLITSVTVMAYKAEYVIDSCLAYSHPLWYKVLWISEVVENIKILNKVVRETYERKKIEVTVHEVAKTSTNLALSFSDNTQRTNEEMEGFQDTMDELKEQLLGRSPQLDVISIVGMPGLGKTTLAKKIYNDPTVTSHFDVHAQCLVTQIYSWRELLLTILNDVLEPADRNEKEDGELADELRRFLLTKRFLILIDDVWDNKVWDNLHMCFRDVRNGSRIILTTRLSDIANYVKCESDPHHLRLFRDDESWTLLQKEVFQGETCPPELADVGSRIARRCRGLPLSVVLVAGVLKQKKKKLDLWKVVEESLGSQSIGSLEESMSIIGFSYKNLPHNLKPCFLYFGGFLQGKDIHVSKLTRLWEAEGFVQANKEKGQEDAAQGFLEDLIRRNLVMGMEKRPNAKVKTCRIHDLLHKFCMEKAKQENFLLQINSGEDVFPEQLEEYRLFVHSYQDEIDLWRPSRSNIRSLLFNAIDLDNLLWPRDISFIFDSFKLVKVLDLESFNIGGTFPSEIQYLIQMRYFAAQTDANSIPSSIAKLGNLETFVVRGLGGEMILPCSLLKMVKLRHIHVSHRVSFGLHENMDESLSHSQLANLETFSTPRLSYGEGAEKILRKMPKLRKLSCIYSGTFGYSRKVMGRCVRFPRLEFLSHLESLKLVSNSYPAKLPHKFNFPSQLRELTLSKFRLPWTQILTIAELPNLVILKLCLRAFEGDHWEVKDSNFPELKYLKLDNLKVAQWSVSYDAFPKLEHLVLTKCKHLEKIPSHFDDAVSLKSIEVNWCNWSVANSAQEIQTTQREDMANDSFTVTIQPPDWAKRSSP; translated from the exons ATGGCCGAGGAGTGTCGCGATGTGATAGGTGCCATAAACCTTGTGAAGGGCCAGCATTTAGGTAGAACGACCATTAATCAATTGGAGGATGCTACAAAGCACCTCACGCATGTAGCTGTATTTCTCACGAATCTGGAGAAGTGCTACCCTGAGAATGGGATATCTGGACAACTTAGGCCCCTATTTCTAGAAGCTCGTGATGGCTTTTCTGAGATGTGTTCTCATTTTCCTCGTTTCAACCTTACCATTAAAATGGGGAACATTGCTGagaaattcaaagcttcaaaggcATCACGATCAACTAGCCAAATGATTTCAGAGGTGCTGAAAATAATTGAACATGAGACTATTGCTAAGCGAATCAGAGCTTCAAAGCCATCAAGATCATCTAGTCGAATCACTATGGAGATGGTGGGATTTGTTGAATCTTTACTTGGTTCTGTTCATCGTGCTCTGTTCTTTATTAGTGTAGGGCCTGCTACGTCTTTGCTTGACAAGAAGCTCAGACATCTACGAGTCTTCTTCACATTAATTGCAAAGCGGTGCATTGAGCATGAGAGTATGAAGGATCTCTTCACCCATGTTGAGGATGTAGCTTACACTGCAGCATACCTATGTTTCTTGGGGTCGAACTGCAATATGGACGGCGAGTTCTCTAAATTGCTGGAAAGGGTAAGTCGTCCCTTTAGCCCAGAATTGAGGCAGATTTATCTGAGTGCCTTGATAGGGTTAAAGTCATCAAGCTCTGAGACTACTACAATATTGAATGCCAAATATATGCTGGATTTTGTTAGTGCTCTTCGGGAGGATCTAAGACTTAGATGTGATGGTCGAATTCAGTGGCTCCAAAGAGGACTTTCTTACCTTTCTCAATCTCTCAGGGACATAGAATCTTATCCCCTTCCACGTGAAGAAGTGATTTCTCTTCGATTAAATATGGAAGCTCTGGCCATTGAGGCAGCAAATACTATCTACTCCTCCTATGATGAGGAAATGCACAAGACTACTGAAATAGACCCTGTGCTTTTTCATTTGCAACTGAAGTTTAATTATGTCAAGGTGGAGGTCGATCTGATTCGGCTACTAACCCGTCAAGCCACCATCACAATAGGTCCTATGAAATCTTTGATTGACTATGTTTGGAGTGAGCTGATATTCTTTAGAAATTATTTGTTGGATGCATTAAAGCAGTGTAAAGAGAAGACTAAGATAACTGTTATTTTGACCTCTATTCAATCTGCGATTAGCCAAGCATGGTCAGTCTGTGATTCTCTTTGTCATGACTTGGAGCGAGAAGACTCTTTTTCTAATGATACGCATCAAGAAGACTCCTTTTCTAATGATACGGAGCAAGAAGACTTGGTCAGGGAAATGATTAATTGCTTGCATTTTCAGTTGCTTCTTAAATTCAAGTTTATTAAGGCAGCGATCAGACAGATGTATCCCAGCATTTCTGCATCATCAACATTAGACCATCCCACGATAAGTCTACTGAACTTTCTTCCTATGAACTTTGAGGTCATTGATTCCTATTTCAGCATGCTAAAATCCTCCAATACATCATCCTCACATAGGCCCATGATGGATGAGGTTTTGATGGGGTTTCATGAATATATTCTCGAAAATCTGCTACTGAAGGATGAAACCAATTTGACGTTTACTATTGCAGATGAGGTCAAAAAGTTCTATGGTGGGTTATTGCTCCTGGTAACATATCTTATTGAACCTCTAGTTCCTCACATTGAATGTAGGAAGCAAAATAATCTCTCAACGGGATTTAGAACCATCGCAATTGAGGCGCAATCTGCTATGTGTTTATCTTATGAGGATTTTATGAATAGCAACAACTGTAGGGAGCTCAATCTTGTTCTTCAATTTTTGACTGTGGCTTTCTGGCTTATCAAGTCTGAGGGAAGCTTGATGGATATACCAAAGCACAAAGACACTTTGGAATATCAAGTTCTGGATCTGATTGAGAGTGCTCGTGAAGAGCTTATTTTCATTAGATCTATTCTCATGGATCTTCTCAGGCAACACACAGAACTTAACAAATTGGATCATATCTTAATGCATGCTGAAGTGACTGTGAAAAGGTTAGCGATACTCAGTGATTCTTGTTATGAAATTTTCAAGGACGGAGGCAGCACTGACAAAATGAGGCCTTTGTTATCTGATTCTCTACAAGAGATTGAGTCTGTCAAGGTAGAGTTCAGAAAAGTATGCTTTCAAGTTCTGGATGTATCACCTTTAACCATGACAGATGGAGAAGGCCTTATTAATTTCTTATTAAACCACCAGGACAAGGTGCCGAACTATGATGCTGTTTCTTTTAACGGAAGTTTCATGGATGGAAGCAGCAGTGAGAATATGGAACTTTCATCATCTGATTTTCTAGGGGTGATTGAGTCTGTCAAGGTAGAGGAGGTCAGAAATGCATGCAATCAAGTTGTGGATGCATCACCCTATGAGATGCGTAAGACAGATGGAGAAGGCTTTATCAATCTTCTGTTAACCCAACAGGACAAGGTGCTGGACTATGATACTGGTTCAATCTCTTTTCTGCAGAATCAAATCTCAGTAGTTAAAGACAAACTATTGGACATGGGATCTTTACTTGTAGATATTGTACAGTACCGCAATATGCATCTTGAACTCAAAGATCTTGCTAAACGTGTTCAAGATAAAAACTACATTTGTTTCTTCTCCATCAAGGGGTATATTCCTGCTTGGTATTACACATTATATCTCTCTGATGTCAAGCAGTTGATTAAGTTTGTTGAGGCAGAGGTAAAGACGATTTGTCTGAAAGTTCCAGATTCTTCAAGTAATAGCTTCCCCAAGACAAATGGACCAGGATTTCTCAATTGCTTTTTGGGCAAATTGGAGGAGCTTTTATGTTCTAAGCTTGATTTGGCTGTCGACTTAAATCATCAGATTGGATCAGTCAAGGATTGCTTACTGTATCTAACATCATTGATTGATCATTTTTCAGAAAACTATGATGAGCATGATGAAGTTTGTGGTCTTATAACAAGTGTTACTGTAATGGCATACAAGGCTGAGTATGTCATTGACTCGTGCTTGGCCTATTCTCATCCACTCTGGTACAAAGTTCTTTGGATTTCTGAAGTTGTTGAGAATATTAAGATTCTAAATAAAGTTGTTAGGGAGACTTATGAAAGAAAGAAGATTGAAGTGACAGTGCATGAAGTTGCAAAGACCTCCACTAATCTTGCACTGTCGTTTTCAGATAATACTCAAAGAACAAACGAAGAAATGGAGGGTTTCCAGGATACAATGGacgaattaaaggagcagctacTTGGACGATCACCTCAACTAGATGTCATCTCAATCGTTGGCATGCCAGGATTGGGCAAGACTACACTAGCGAAGAAGATTTACAATGATCCAACAGTCACCTCTCACTTTGATGTCCATGCTCAAtgtcttgtgactcaaatatATTCATGGAGGGAGTTGTTGCTGACCATCTTGAATGATGTTCTTGAGCCTGCTGACCGCAATGAAAAAGAAGACGGTGAATTAGCTGATGAGCTACGCCGATTTTTGTTGACTAAGAGATTCTTGATTCTCATTGATGATGTGTGGGACAACAAAGTGTGGGACAATTTACATATGTGCTTCAGAGATGTTCGGAATGGGAGTAGAATTATTCTAACAACCCGGCTGAGTGACATTGCCAATTATGTTAAATGTGAAAGTGATCCCCATCATCTTCGTTTGTTCAGAGATGATGAGAGTTGGACATTGTTACAGAAAGAGGTATTTCAAGGGGAGACCTGTCCACCTGAACTTGCAGATGTGGGATCTCGGATAGCAAGGCGTTGTAGAGGGTTGCCTCTCTCAGTGGTGTTAGTAGCTGGTGTTCTgaaacagaaaaagaagaaactagATTTGTGGAAAGTAGTAGAAGAAAGTCTAGGTTCCCAGAGCATTGGCAGCTTAGAAGAGAGCATGTCTATAATTGGATTCAGTTACAAGAATTTACCACACAATCTTAAGCCTTGTTTTCTCTATTTTGGAGGGTTTTTGCAGGGCAAGGATATTCATGTCTCAAAATTGACTCGGTTGTGGGAAGCCGAAGGGTTTGTACAAGCAAACAAGGAAAAAGGACAGGAAGATGCCGCACAAGGTTTCTTGGAAGATCTTATTCGTAGAAATCTAGTAATGGGCATGGAGAAGAGACCCAATGCCAAGGTGAAAACGTGCCGCATTCATGATTTGTTGCATAAATTCTGCATGGAAAAGGCCAAACAAGAGAATTTCCTTCTCCAGATCAATAG TGGAGAGGATGTGTTCCCTGAACAGCTGGAGGAATACCGATTGTTCGTTCACTCTTACCAAGATGAAATTGATTTGTGGCGGCCATCTCGCTCAAATATCCGCTCTTTACTATTCAATGCAATTGATCTGGATAACTTGTTATGGCCGCGTGATATCTCCTTCATCTTTGACAGTTTCAAACTTGTTAAAGTGTTGGATTTAGAATCTTTCAACATTGGTGGCACTTTTCCCAGTGAAATACAATATCTAATTCAGATGAGGTACTTCGCTGCTCAAACTGATGCAAATTCAATTCCTTCATCTATAGCTAAGCTTGGGAATCTTGAGACTTTTGTGGTTAGAGGATTGGGGGGCGAGATGATTTTACCTTGTTCACTTCTGAAGATGGTGAAATTGAGGCATATACATGTAAGCCATCGGGTTTCATTTGGTTTGCATGAGAACATGGATGAATCCCTTTCTCACTCTCAATTAGCTAATTTGGAAACCTTTTCTACTCCACGTCTCTCTTATGGTGAAGGTGCagagaagattttgaggaagatgcCAAAACTGAGAAAGTTGAGTTGCATATATTCAGGGACATTTGGTTATTCAAGGAAAGTGATGGGTAGGTGTGTTCGTTTTCCCAGATTAGAGTTTCTAAGTCACCTTGAGTCCCTCAAGCTGGTTTCCAACAGCTATCCAGCTAAACTTCCTCACAAGTTCAATTTCCCCTCGCAACTAAGGGAATTGACTTTATCGAAGTTTCGTCTACCTTGGACCCAAATTTTGACCATTGCAGAACTGCCCAACTTGGTGATTCTTAAGTTATGTCTCAGAGCCTTTGAAGGGGATCATTGGGAAGTGAAAGATTCAAACTTCCCTGAACTCAAATACTTAAAACTGGATAACCTCAAAGTTGCACAATGGTCTGTCTCTTATGATGCTTTTCCTAAGCTTGAACATTTGGTTTTAACGAAATGTAAGCATCTTGAGAAAATCCCTTCTCATTTTGATGATGCTGTATCTCTAAAAAGCATTGAGGTAAACTGGTGCAACTGGTCTGTTGCCAATTCAGCCCAAGAAATTCAAACAACACAACGTGAAGATATGGCAAATGATTCATTCACAGTTACCATACAGCCTCCAGATTGGGCTAAAAGATCATCTCCTTGA
- the LOC142178115 gene encoding uncharacterized protein LOC142178115 — MWLQAEGFLDKVKAWWKSYIINGSPDFILVKLKNLKKDITLEQGAEKSHMLALQQEYQQLIKAEEISWRQKSRCLWLKKGDRNTKYFQKMANSHRSNNYIDKLKVGPEIIEDKDSIKREILDFYKKLYTEQESWRPCAEFEGLASISEEEKTDLELAFQEEEVLALIKSCAPDKASSPDGYTMAFFWKAWEFIKNDVMNALDHFHQHCYMVRYTNASFITLTPKKKGSIELKDFRPISLIGGV; from the exons ATGTGGCTTCAGGCTGAGGGGTTTCTTGACAAAGTGAAGGCTTGGTGGAAGAGTTATATAATTAATGGTAGTCCAGATTTCATACTTGTTAAGCTAAAGAATCTCAAAAAGGACATCACACTGGAACAAGGAG CAGAGAAATCACACATGTTAGCTCTACAACAGGAGTATCAGCAACTGATAAAGGCTGAGGAGATCTCATGGAGGCAAAAATCCAGGTGTTTGTGGTTGAAGAAAGGGGACAGGAacacaaaatattttcaaaagatgGCTAACTCTCATAGGAGTAACAACTATATTGACAAACTCAAAGTAGGACCAGAGATTATTGAGGACAAAGACTCTATCAAAAGGGAAATTCTGGATTTTTATAAGAAACTATACACTGAACAGGAGAGCTGGAGACCTTGTGCTGAATTTGAAGGTCTAGCAAGCATTTCAGAAGAGGAGAAAACAGATCTTGAGCTGGCATTTCAAGAGGAAGAGGTCCTAGCATTAATTAAGTCATGTGCTCCAGATAAGGCCTCTAGTCCTGATGGCTACACTATGGCATTCTTCTGGAAGGCTTGGGAGTTCATTAAAAATGATGTAATGAATGCACTTGATCACTTCCATCAACACTGCTACATGGTAAGATACACAAATGCTTCTTTCATAACTCTAACCCCAAAGAAAAAGGGATCAATTGAACTAAAGGATTTTAGACCAATTAGTTTAATTGGCGGTGTATAA